The Thermostichus vulcanus str. 'Rupite' genomic interval ATGTAGAACTCGACAATCTGCTTCAGGGTGCGATCCGCGGCTTGCAGCTCGTTGACGCGGTAGTGGTTAACATCCGCCAACAACACATCGGAGCGACTCAGCAATTGCGCTTGTTGAACAAAGTGGTTCAAATCTTCCTGCAGGATGCTGGAGGTACAGGTGGGGGTGACAACAATTAAATCCGGGTGTTCTTCTTTGTCTTTGCGGGTGATGTTGTTGATGACTTTTGCGTCGGATCCCCGCGCCAATACATGCCGATCAACAACGCTGGTGGTGACGGGGGTAAAGTCACGCTCCCGCTCCAACATGGATCGCATCACATTGAAATAGTCATCTCCGAGGGGAGCATGCATAATGCTATGAACGTTTTTGAACGAGCTAGCCACCCTGAGGGTGCCAATGTGGGCGGGGCCAGCATACATCCAATAGGCCAATTTCATAGGGAGGCTCCCAAGCAAGGGGTTAGAACTGGGATCCCGGCTGGAATCTCTCTTGGAATTCTAGAACGTCGCTTCGCTGGGATTGGGCAATCGTTATCCTCCGTAACGCTCGCATTACACCAGCTTTGATCAAAAGAAAACTTCTCCCTAAGCGAGTCAAGGCAACCGAAACTGCTGGTATCTGCCTGGTTTTAGGTCAGAGATAAGTTTTATAACAGATTATAACAGAAATAGGGAAAGTCAGCTTAGAGTCTATCGCTTGACCCATCCCTCTAGCCAAAGCGCCGGTGACCGAGAGCGCTGAGGAGGTAATTTTTGTAGTTATCGTTACACATTAACTTTTGAAGACAAAATGTGTAGCTCTACAACGTTGGTCGGAGATTTTGTTTTACACAAGCCAGTTTTCGGTTGGGGGAGGCAAACTAAGAGAGGGGATGTAGCCAATGTTTCCCTTGATACAGAAGATCGATTGATTTCGTACGTAGTGACTAACCAGTTTAGAAGGAGTGGTGCTCCTTCAGGGTGTGAGGTGAAGACCTATGAGTTCCGCAACAATTTCCTCGCAATGTGCTCGCAAAGCTCCTCGGGAGCTGACAGTTTCCATGACTTCCTTGCGCCTCAAACCTACGGCCCGCCTGCGCGACTGGTTGCAGGCCCCGTTACGACCCTTTCAAGCTTCTATCGACAACTTCAAAATCCGGGATCCCCGCTTGGCTCACTGGGTTTGTCGGTGGATCCCGGCTCAATGTCCCTTTGAGCGAGATGTGGTGCTGTTCGGCCATAAGGTAATGCATATTCCCCCTATGTGCAAGCTCAACCCTCTGTACGACCAAATGATGGGCTTACGCTTTCGGGCTTTGTCGTTTCTGGCTGAGCGAGGGGAAGATATAACCCCCTACTTGCAGTAGGAACGGGATCCCTCACCTCAAGAACAGTGAAGCCGGGATCCGCAGCCTAGTCTCTAGGGATCCAGGCTTTCACCCTAGGGCTGGAATGCGGGCGACACCCCCCTTTTTGAGTGGGCGCTCTGCCTAAGGTAGGATGCTGTCGGGTTTATTGGCGTAAGAGTTCCCTACCTATTGAGAGGTTGCCACGCCGGCTGAAACTTCGGTAGCCAGAGGAGAAGCTGCCGCTCGAACAGCGCGAAACATCCCAAACCGGCACAAGCCGACTCCAAAGGCCAAGCGCATCAGCAACAGCGTCGGCACTTCCCGGATAGACTTCAGAAAGCCCGCCAGGCCAAAGCGCAGAAACCCTTGGGGCCGCCGGATCCCTTGCCAAATCGAATCCAGCCAAGAGGGCAATGTCGGTTCCGTCCAGTCGGCGGTGATCACCTCACCTTCCACCCATCCGGTTGCAGCCAATAGTTCTGCAAAGCCTTCAATGCTGGCAAAGGCAGGGTGAGACCACTGATCCAACAGTTGTCGCATCACCAGACGTTCCCATCCATTCAGCGGTTTTTGCCGGTCATCCCGTTGGTTCCAATCCGCGACCACCAGGATGCCCCCCGGTTTGAGCACCCGCAGCAACTCTCTGGCAAACAGAGCTTTATCTGGCATGTGGGGACCGGCTTCGATCGACCAAACCACATCAAAACTACCGTCTGGGAAAGACATGGCCAGGGCATCTTCCACCAGAAATTGCACATCCAAACCGGTTGGTGTCAGTTCTTGCGCCCGCTTCACCTGTTGGGGGCTAATCGTGATCCCCGTTACGGAAAAGCCGTAGTCCTGGGCCAAGATGCGGCTGCTCCCCCCAATGCCACACCCCACATCCAACACCCGGGTTCCGGCAGGCAGTTGATCCAACCCAGCCCAGCGCACCATTTCGTGGACAAAATCCACTTTAGCCTTCAAGAAGTCTTTGGGTTGCGGCGGGGATCCGTAGTGGCCCAGATGAATGTGTTCTCCCCAGTAAAACTCCAGGATGCCGTCTTCGGTCCATTGGTCATAGGAGTTGGCCACCGAATCCGCCGATCGGTAGGGGCGAGCGCTGAGTAGATAGAGTCCAATGCCCGCCAACAGCAGCAAACCCAGCAGGCTTAATCCCCAACCCAGCACCATCATCGCCATTCCTCAATCTTGTGGTCAGTGATTTGGTATTCTGTCCAGCTTCTGCCCAATACATTTACCCAATACATTCTGCCTAACCCCAGGGATCCACCCCGCGAGTTCCAACAGATGAACGCATCCATAAGGATTCCTTGCCTCACCGAGGTCGTTACAAAACTTAGGATAGGATTGCATTGTAGCCTTGAATGAACCGATCCCAGGGAAGGATCCCTTTAGAAGCGGGTCTCAAATTCTACGGAAATGACATTATTACCCTCTAGATCGGTACTGGCACGGGTGAGAGTTTGCTCATTCAGTCGATAGCGGGTGCTGTAGCGGGTGGGCTGGAAGGAATCCGTCAGGTTCCGCTGCACTGACACCGACAGGGCGGGGCCGAGATCTTTGGCCACTTCCAGAGCCAGTCCCACCGAGGAGCGATTGGGGGCGCGAGTATCGATTTGCGGGACAGGGCTGAGACGAATTTCATCCAGGCCCAAGGTATCCCCCAAGGCTTCTTGCAAGTCGTTCAGAAGCGCAGTTCCCGCCAAGCCCGCCACCCCCACTTCCGCATTCAGACGGGCCAAAGCCGTTCCCCCCAGGAGGGCGACAATCTCTTCCGGCGAGCGGCTGGGGCTGCTGGAGAGGGCCAAAATGCCATTGCGGGGATCGGCTTCCCCCAACTCGCTGGCCCGCCCATTCACCGTGGCAAAAATGTCGATGCTCTGCTGGGATCCCAAGACATTGCGGTTGGTGTCAAAGGGGGAAATATCTTGTGGGAAGCGGTAAACCTCGGTAGCTTGAGTTACCAAGCGCAAATCCAAAAAGGGATCCAACCCATTGTCCAGATCAAAGATGGCGGTGTTACGACGGGAGCGATCCAGGCGAAAGGCCGCTATAGGCAGGGCAACACGGCCTCGATCCAAGGTGATGGTGCCCGCTGGGCGCAGATCTTGGGGTGTACCGAACAGGCGCAGGTTACCGGAAGCGGTGAATTCAAACAGGTTGCGACGTACAACTTGGATGCCGGATCCCAGAGTCAGTTCCAGTCCGTTTAGGCGCGGTTGCCAGGGGGGCGGATCCGAGGGGATCCCTGGCACTGCTGGGGTCTCCCCATTGCGGGGGCTGACATCCACAATCCCCTCCGACACCTGCAGGCGGCCCTCGATCAGCGGTTGCAAAAGCAAGCCCGCCACCACCACTTCCCCTTCCAGTTGGCCACTGTAGAGATTGGGCAAGGTGAGGTTGATCCCCTGCAGTTGCAGGCTCAAGGGTTGGAACCCTTCCCCCGATTGCAAGGCCCCGCGGGAGTTGATGGGCAAAATGCCATTGGCCAAGAGGGATCCCTGGCTAAATTGCCCGCTCAGCTGCTGCACCTCCAGTTGGTTGAGGTTAAAGGCAATCTGGCCATTCAGGTCGGTAATTGGTTCCGGCAAGGCGGCAAAGCTGAGGATCCCGTCGCTGACGCTGAGGTTTCCCCGCAAACTGGGTTCTCGCAAAGTACCTTGAATGGCTAGCTCCAGTTGACTTTGTCCCCCTTCCCAGCGCACTTGATCGGTAAAGAGGTTGATCAGCCGCAAACCGCCATTTTGGGCTTGTAAAGTGAGATCGATCTGGTCGGATTCGGCCCGCACTTCCGCAAACGGCAGGGTGTAGGGCACTAGGCCAACCATGCGGATCGGTTCGTCCCCATTGGCCAAGAGAGTGCTATTGAAGCGCAACTGCCCTTGGTTGTAGTCAAATTGGCCCCCCACCTCCCGCAGTGGCACTTGGTTGATCTGGGCGTTCAACACTGTCAGGGATCCGGTGGCATGGGGATCCCGCAGGTTGCCCGCCAATTCCACATCCAGGTTCAGATCCCCCTCCAGCTCCAGCTCATCTGGCAAAAAGCGATCCACCAAGGCCAAGGGCAACCCTTGAATTTGCAGGGATCCCGACTGTTCGTTCAGGCCCAAGGTACCGGAGAAGCTGGCCTGTCGTTCTCCACTGCGCAGCAGCAGCGGTTCCAAGACCACAGCTCCATCGGCAAAACTACCACTGGCGGAGAGGGTATCGACCCCAAATTCTTCCGCTTGCCAATTCTGACCCTCCAGTTGAAAGCTGACGCTAGGCTGACTTAACTCACCAGCAAGGGTGACACTGGCCTGAAACTCACCCCGCAAGCTGCTAGGGGGTGGGATCAAGGGATCCATGCGGCTGGCCAACGTTT includes:
- a CDS encoding methyltransferase domain-containing protein — encoded protein: MMVLGWGLSLLGLLLLAGIGLYLLSARPYRSADSVANSYDQWTEDGILEFYWGEHIHLGHYGSPPQPKDFLKAKVDFVHEMVRWAGLDQLPAGTRVLDVGCGIGGSSRILAQDYGFSVTGITISPQQVKRAQELTPTGLDVQFLVEDALAMSFPDGSFDVVWSIEAGPHMPDKALFARELLRVLKPGGILVVADWNQRDDRQKPLNGWERLVMRQLLDQWSHPAFASIEGFAELLAATGWVEGEVITADWTEPTLPSWLDSIWQGIRRPQGFLRFGLAGFLKSIREVPTLLLMRLAFGVGLCRFGMFRAVRAAASPLATEVSAGVATSQ
- a CDS encoding translocation/assembly module TamB domain-containing protein; protein product: LEDIISTFKWRQWSDLTRRGLQLPPLRPASVLESEPVGLPEHPLVEQLQYYAQVLATHLETLASRMDPLIPPPSSLRGEFQASVTLAGELSQPSVSFQLEGQNWQAEEFGVDTLSASGSFADGAVVLEPLLLRSGERQASFSGTLGLNEQSGSLQIQGLPLALVDRFLPDELELEGDLNLDVELAGNLRDPHATGSLTVLNAQINQVPLREVGGQFDYNQGQLRFNSTLLANGDEPIRMVGLVPYTLPFAEVRAESDQIDLTLQAQNGGLRLINLFTDQVRWEGGQSQLELAIQGTLREPSLRGNLSVSDGILSFAALPEPITDLNGQIAFNLNQLEVQQLSGQFSQGSLLANGILPINSRGALQSGEGFQPLSLQLQGINLTLPNLYSGQLEGEVVVAGLLLQPLIEGRLQVSEGIVDVSPRNGETPAVPGIPSDPPPWQPRLNGLELTLGSGIQVVRRNLFEFTASGNLRLFGTPQDLRPAGTITLDRGRVALPIAAFRLDRSRRNTAIFDLDNGLDPFLDLRLVTQATEVYRFPQDISPFDTNRNVLGSQQSIDIFATVNGRASELGEADPRNGILALSSSPSRSPEEIVALLGGTALARLNAEVGVAGLAGTALLNDLQEALGDTLGLDEIRLSPVPQIDTRAPNRSSVGLALEVAKDLGPALSVSVQRNLTDSFQPTRYSTRYRLNEQTLTRASTDLEGNNVISVEFETRF
- a CDS encoding Mo-dependent nitrogenase C-terminal domain-containing protein, with amino-acid sequence MTSLRLKPTARLRDWLQAPLRPFQASIDNFKIRDPRLAHWVCRWIPAQCPFERDVVLFGHKVMHIPPMCKLNPLYDQMMGLRFRALSFLAERGEDITPYLQ